A window of Bombus terrestris chromosome 4, iyBomTerr1.2, whole genome shotgun sequence genomic DNA:
gaattaattttgtgtaaaatgtttgaaaaggaattttattttacgacaAATTCCCTTTGCGGGAGCTTAATAGAAGGTACGTCGTAGAAAGTTCTACGAAGGACTAAATAGAGTGCGGTAGAGGCTACtttaggaaatatttaaaagtttgTAGTTAGTTGATCGATATGCCCATTTACCTTCTTTGAGAAAGTTCAGGATGCTTTATGAAGTGGAAGGCAACAGGGTAGTCTTAGGATCAACCTAGGTCTTCTCTTGATCAAATTACTCTAGCAATAAGTGTCTATCAATTATATATGCCATATAAAGATAGATTCTTTGGTCTGAAAGATATGTCCGGTCTCAATTTTACCTACAAATTTGTTGCTATGATTCTTTCAGGATCATTACagcaattataatttaaataggaATCTAagaagtaatttttattttcagcgTTTACTTACGATTTCAGATAATAAGTACAATGTTAGATGTACACGCACTGAATTGATCTCCAGGTTATTTCTCTGAAAAATGAAACTTTGCGTGACATCCAAAAATACAtgcatataaaaagaaatttagcCGCAATGAGAAGAATTCTGCGAACGTAATGTTAGCTGTGAACCAATAATGCCACGAACTTGAAGATCGGTGGGTTCAAGTCGGAACATCCAAACTCTTTACCCACCCAAAGAATCTTATCCTCCTCCAAAGTCTAAACAAAGCTTATAACTTCGGACTCCTTTGAGGAACAAACGATTCTTATAATCGAAGTTCCGATAGCACAATAGCACATCGATTCTCCCAATTCCTTTTCAATCGTTCTGAGATGTTGTCAGTGTAAACATGTTTGCTTGGCTGGTGACGGTGTTGGAACATCGCGACGTGAAATACGTTGGGTCACGTTCCTCCGCATTGAAGACATTGCGTCGAGTCGTGCAAAGTGTACTCGAGAACGGCGAGGAGCAGCCATTTTGGACGAAATACGCTGGTGTATTTCTCAGCGCGCCATGGTTGGAACGCGGTTGTGAACGCGGCTGTGAACGCGGCTGTGTGCGCGGCTATGTGCGCGCTTGTGTGCGCGCGAACGGTCGGTCGGTCTCTTCCACGGTCGTGTGGCCTCTTCCCAGCGGCCATTAAACCAACGGTTTCAAGTGCTTCGAGCACGTTCCGCGCGGCGCGTTGCGCCTGTGTGTACGCGAACAGCGGCCTCGACAGCGAACAGGCAGCGCCGCGCAACCAGTGTACTCCTACCGACGTTAGAGGAAGGAACGAATTTCTAGTGTATTTCTCTGTGTTCACGCCTTTCTATCTTTCTATCGTTCATCGTACAATTCTTATTCGTCGATTTGTATCACTCATTAATGAAAGTTTGTCATTGAGGAGAAATTATGGATTGGTCGAAAGATATGGGGCTCTCGCTGGTGAACTTATACAAGAACAAGGAGGTTCTATGGAACCCGGGGAACTCTGAATACCATCAAAAAAATAGACGACACGATGCTTGGCAAGAAGTCGCTGATGAACTCTCCTTGATTATTAAAAAACCGGTGTCTTCGTTGGAATGCAAGAGAAAGATGGATACCATTCTTTCCTCGTTTAGGAGAGAGAGGGTAAAAGTAAGGAAGATTAGCGAGATGGCTGAGGGAGGTATGTTGGATGAATTTAATCATTGGAAGAATTGGGATTCTCGAGACCGTAGATACGGAAATTGGGTTCATTGCGATTCAAGTCCATGTTCTATTTGTTTGTTGACCAATTTTCTAGACGCTCTGGGCTAATATTTAGGTCTTCCTCTTCTGTTTTAACCTTTCGGGCGTTATGGTTTATCACCGAATGTGTACGTCACAGTGGCACGAATTCTTCGCACTAGCGTACAAgcgattatataataatacttctTTGTCAACATCGATACTTTAGCATCTTGAGGATTGAACTTATTATTGCACAGAAGATAACTTTCAAAGAGTATGTTAGTATGATTAGATATTTCAAGGTTCAATACAGTAAGGTCTCATAAGTCAATATATTCGACATAAATATGTACATTGAGACACAATAGTTTTCGTGATAGCCGTTTCGATTATAGCCGTAATTTCCATTATGAATGGACTTTGGTTCTGAAAGATACACATACGACATAATCGCTCGATgggttaaaaatatttctagttCGTGATCATCTTGAATGAAATGAGATAAAATATGCCTTTATTCTATGAATCTGTAAGACATTTTTGTTCTCGCCTTTACAAAGAAAAACAACATAGAGAATGTGTTTTTACTGCTACAACAATTTCGTAGAAGCACGCATTTCGACAGAATCGATTTCGATGGAAGACGTGCACGAAGGCAAGCAGCGAAAATTCGTTGTCGAAAACAACGTGAAAGAAACGTAGACGAGTCCGAAAGAACTTGTTCTCGACACAGATAGTGACCCGGTTTCCGTTTGTCCGATGATGTTATCATTAATGAAATCATTGTTAGTAATAgcttatttttttaattctctatcTAGATTCTGACAGACCTTCGGGATCCACATGGTTCCTTTATGATTCGTTAACTTTTCTTATCGAAAAAGATGTTCTCCGTTCCAACAAATCTTTTGTAAGTATTTCAAGAggtaattctataaaaaaaaaaatctcttGAAGTCTTTCACAATCGAATCAAATCTCGAAATTATCAACAGGTAAACAAAAAAATTGACGATTTGATGAATAATTTGTAGGTTAACGTTAATCGCGACGAACATTCTCCTCCACCTATCAAAGTAAACAAAATGCAATCAGAGaacgaacgaatagaaaagatctctAAGGCAGTGGAAACACCAAGCGAGGACGAGTGTTACAGCTACGGAATGTTCGTGGCGAATAAATTGAAACGCTATTCAGCTCGTACTCGAAGCGCAGTTCAGCACGCCATAAGTGATATTCTTTTTAACGCTGACATGGGTTATTACAATCAGTCTAGTTCAGTTTCGACGAACACGCAGACTGAACCTAACGTAGTTCAGTGCATTTGGTTGCAACAGAACGAAAGCACTCAGCAAGAACACGACTTTAAGAACGAAGTAATCAGTGATCTGGAGAACGAgaacgaaatatttaattaaattcagcATCGAATTGTTAATAGCGACGATGAATTGTACTGTGATCGTTGTAGCGATATAATTTTACTCGTTGCAAGTTTTAAGCTTCGGTTGATTATTTCGTTTTGTTTATCAAATGGTTGATTGAAATTGCGAGCaagtttattttatacaaaaattttgGAAGTGTAAATAGAAGTTAATTTAAAATAGTTATTGGCTTTCTATAGGAATTGGTTGTATATTCTTAACGAACGTATTGTAcgtgtaatatattatacatatcatattatatttatgtctATTTATACACAGGGTGTACCAAATAAATTGTTACAACTTTTTAGATTGGAAGATTTTAGATTTTTTTGTACAATTAAATGGAACAGaggataatattttaatataagatCTAACGAAATTGATATATTTAAGAACCATATGTGATAtattgagaaattaaatttttatgtaatttgtctacgcagtttgataacgaatatttattttcaagtCCGAGAAGTTGATAGACAGACGTATCGTGCATATTCTTTGTAATGCATAATGTGTATTATACCCATTACACGACAAAAGAAATACATTAGCCTCTTTGTTGTTCCCAACATACGTGTTAGTAATGCTTTGATACGGATTCAAGCTTGAATAATCGCAATCGAGGACGGTACAGGTGTGCCACAGGAAATGTCACTGCTGTATCCTGTCAAGGGTCTACAATTGATTAATGGTCTTTTCGCAAATCAAGCGTCATCGTCATTGACAAGGAAgattttttatacatacatttcATATCAAAGAACTGTGTATTTTCTCAAATTTAATTTAGCAACGTACGATTCTCTGATTAAATTTCactttgattaattaatattcactgaaaataaacttttaatttACTGTAACGAGAAAGACCAAGCGTgtcaaaaaattttttaaaaaatataccgtTAAAAAAACTCATTCAAATAAACGCTACAAATTGCTTCGAAAGAAGTAGGACCAATGCACATAAAAAAATAACGCTTTGAAGTTCAATTGCTCCAAAAATACGCATCGATGCGAACATGATCGAAAAGAGTATGCGtttcgctttcgatagttttaTCAGCAAACTCGCAGTCAAGTGTCCGCCGATTTAACTGTTAGTTACCCTGCATGGCCGATTGGTTTTCGTTCGAAACGACACTCTGACTCGGCCTGGGTAACCCTTTGCGTTACCATTTACATGATATTGAATCCGAGCTGGGGATAAAGTCGATGTTGATCGCGACGAGATTGGGTAGCACTTTACGTGTGGGCAATTTTTCCGACGAAACGTTTTCATCACATCCAGCCAATATCGGCCGCGTATGAAGCGGACTAGAGATGGCGATATTAAAGGAATACGGGTCACCGAGAAATTTTCAAGCAGCCACGTTTCCCGAGAAAAGAGGCGTGCCTTACAATTAGACTCACCTCCGAGGCATTACACTCCGCTTAATATCCTCTTTGGATGGTTCCTTTTTTTTAGATAAAGATACTTTATTAGCGACGAAACTTCGTTAAAGGCTCGAAGTTTTTTCTCAAAGCTGGATTTCAACAGATCACTGCGCTAAAAGGAATCCGATTCGATACATTTTTACGTGTAGATAACGAAAATGGGATTGCTATTGGTACGGAACGTGAATAGAAGGATTTGAATGGATGAGACCGATATTGAAGTACCAATATAAGATCCTTCCTCGCTGATACGTATTCCAAGCTTCCTTTCCTCCTGAAGTTTCTTACTCTAtgcaaatttttcttcgttGATAAAAGTTTCAAAAGTTTCCTATGGACTCGGTCAATATTAACGTTCGTTTCGTGACCAAGCTGTcaatacaattttctatttcttaacCCTTCTTTACCTTTCTCATCGTATTTTCTATTCTCCCACTTTATGTTGTCGTTTATTTTTCTAGCATTTTTCCGCTTTATGGAAATGTGGTGAGAAGTTCAGATTAGAGTTGCTGGGTTTCAGAGCGTATTAAAGcgatatgtgtatacatatagatataacgtGTGTTGGAGAATTAAAAATCCGTGTTCTGAATGAATCCATGTAAAATGAATAGTCATACGTTTCAATAGCCGTGTACACGGTAGTATTAGAAATGTAATTCGCGTATATTCATATGCACGGCTgtatgtttttaaaatattcatattttaattcgCGTACAATCGGTAGGTATgagaatatttatttagataGGTACATTGACCCAAAAAATTTGCAGACTGAAATTATGACTTCGCgaatatttcgattttaattaaagttaCAAATTTCGGATATAATTTCTCTCAGGAGAATTCAatcgattaattttctattttggcACAGTAATCTTAATAGTAGCAAATGTACTTCGTCCGTTAAAACATACGTGTATATGTAAGCACATGCATATACATGTAAATACTAAAACGTGTAATacgaattaaatttgaaatattctattGGCAAACATAATCAGAGTTATTACCTTCCCcgataaattttcttaaataatttatcgtttgttgatacagttaaaaattattaatatattcgatattaatttcaacaaatattttgatTGAAATTGTCGGCAAATATTCTTACAATATCGTTAACTTTTTTATCATtctcaattattattaaaaaaaattaatttacgtaaTGAATCTaactttttatcatttgttactGAAAACTCGTTAAAGCGCCTTCTAGTGGATAACAAAAAGCAAGATATCTTGTTATCCATCTGGAATATATTAACTCTTTGTACTCCACGGGCTGTTCCTAGCGACATTAATCGTGTGAAAATTGTTTCTCGTATTATGTTTACTacctaagaaaaaaaaaagtttaaagcTTAAATTatagagaagaggaagaaatctactgtaataaaatgtataattgtgTTAGATTAACTTTATAACTGCTGCAAAAAATATATGCACATACACGTATTTTTCAATAAAGCGTTTTTTAATCATATGAGAATATTACTAAATGACACGAAAATGCTTCGTGTACTATAGTAAATAAAATAGCGTGAAATACTTTCTGTGGCAGTGTATAAGCCTTTCCTCTTCTAAACAGAACTTTTGCTTCGAAAATGTttcgttttaaaattatatcgaaGTCGTTAGTCGTTCGTATCATAAAAATGTTTCGTCTGCAAAGTACACGTACATTTAAACACACGTAAAATAGAAATCCCAGACACCGATACTTATATCATAAAAAAAGATCatcgttaaaaaaaagaagaaaatgttcCCTATTCTACACAATTCCAGCTTGCACCAACTTCCACCCTGCTCCCATTAACGAGTATGGCAACAACTCGAGACTCGTACCAGAGAACACTTTTCCAATTGCGCTCTTTCAATACCTATTATCATCGTCGTTTTCAAGCGCGGAAGTCTGCTTTTTACCACGATGCAGTAACAATAAGCTCGCAATCGCAACGGGCGTATGAGCTATAATTACAAGGCATGGGGCGGTTTTGCCATCGGAGTTTATAGCGGCACTAGATTCGTTCCATGTGCATTACGAGTATCAATCGCCATATTCGAAAACCGGGTGTACGATCGACGACGGGACGGTCGAACGTATTTCGATTGGCTCTACTTGGAGTCAGGTCGCAGTGTCGTTGTGTATGCAACGTGTCGTTGTTCTCTCGCGAAATTGGAACGTTTCGCCGCGGCGAGGCCATTGCAATTTTCATCGATACGATCTGACCATCTACCGTGAAGCCGGGCCCGTTTCCTGTCCGGAATCGTCCAACCGATTTCGACCAGCAGCCAGGGCACGTGCTGCCATCGTTTTCCTCCCGCCTCTCCCTCTTTCCTTCTTGTAACATATTCTATCCACACGCCCATCTTTCAGCAATTTTTTTTCATCTCCTACCTTGTCCGTCTTCCCCGTCGATTTATGCTGCCTCGCAGAAGTATTTGAGTAATTACTATTGAAAACTTTTGTGTCTGTTATACTCTAcacgttatataaaacattttgaaatttcattaacaccgTAATAAAATACGACAAAATACGACGATTATATTGTTCAGTTTTGAAATCAATCTGAACGTATACATAGAGATGACGAGACATTTAttgaaaacatatatttagtaagaaattagtatacagcgTGAATATCTGTCTTAGGAATGTGATAGAATACTTTCGTGAAATTGCGCAGGTACTTTATTTCCTTTCCGATAATGTTCTTCGAATCTACAGTTCATTACTACTATTTGCATCTTCTGGCTCGCTTCTTCCGTGTTTGCTTCTTCC
This region includes:
- the LOC100645556 gene encoding uncharacterized protein LOC100645556, whose translation is MDWSKDMGLSLVNLYKNKEVLWNPGNSEYHQKNRRHDAWQEVADELSLIIKKPVSSLECKRKMDTILSSFRRERVKVRKISEMAEGDSDRPSGSTWFLYDSLTFLIEKDVLRSNKSFVNVNRDEHSPPPIKVNKMQSENERIEKISKAVETPSEDECYSYGMFVANKLKRYSARTRSAVQHAISDILFNADMGYYNQSSSVSTNTQTEPNVVQCIWLQQNESTQQEHDFKNEVISDLENENEIFN